The following proteins are encoded in a genomic region of Mycobacteriales bacterium:
- a CDS encoding DUF1932 domain-containing protein, whose amino-acid sequence MTTTTIGIYSPGAMGSALGRAWRDEGCDVVTTVAGRSERTRSLAENLTTLPDLEAVVAAADLVVSIGPPAEAVAMSREIAAACVATGSQPRVADLNAISPATVARIAAVLVPAGCELIDGSISGGPPRPGSTTHLYLSGPSADTVVRLRGVGLASKKVGDRIGTASAVKMSTAAVYKGFTALIVQALRTAYANDVLDIVLADLSEEFGQLIEDAATRIAMAASKASRYVGEMHQIADTQEAAGARPELYDAMAVVYESLAATDLATLTPEAAADSADLPAALDRLVPAR is encoded by the coding sequence GTGACCACGACGACGATCGGCATCTATTCACCGGGCGCGATGGGCAGCGCTCTCGGCCGGGCCTGGCGAGACGAAGGCTGCGACGTGGTGACCACCGTTGCCGGGCGCAGCGAGCGCACTCGCTCGCTTGCCGAGAACCTGACGACACTCCCGGACCTCGAGGCGGTCGTTGCGGCTGCGGATCTGGTCGTCAGCATCGGCCCGCCGGCCGAAGCGGTCGCGATGTCGCGTGAGATCGCCGCAGCGTGCGTGGCGACCGGCAGTCAGCCGCGAGTGGCTGACCTCAACGCGATCTCGCCGGCGACCGTTGCCCGGATTGCCGCCGTACTCGTGCCGGCCGGCTGCGAGCTGATCGACGGATCGATCAGCGGCGGGCCACCCAGGCCGGGATCGACCACGCATCTGTATCTCTCGGGCCCGTCGGCGGACACCGTTGTGCGCTTGAGAGGCGTCGGGCTTGCTTCGAAGAAGGTCGGTGACCGCATCGGAACCGCGTCTGCGGTGAAGATGTCGACGGCCGCTGTCTACAAGGGCTTCACCGCGCTCATCGTCCAGGCATTGCGCACGGCGTATGCGAACGACGTCCTCGACATCGTGCTGGCGGATCTGTCTGAAGAGTTCGGCCAGCTGATCGAGGACGCTGCGACCCGCATTGCGATGGCGGCGTCGAAGGCAAGCAGGTACGTCGGCGAGATGCACCAGATCGCGGACACTCAGGAGGCGGCAGGTGCGCGACCCGAGCTCTACGACGCGATGGCCGTCGTCTACGAGTCGCTCGCAGCGACCGACCTCGCCACGTTGACGCCGGAAGCCGCAGCGGACAGCGCCGACCTTCCGGCCGCGCTCGACCGGCTTGTTCCTGCGCGGTAG